One genomic segment of Pedobacter endophyticus includes these proteins:
- the ispE gene encoding 4-(cytidine 5'-diphospho)-2-C-methyl-D-erythritol kinase, which produces MLSFPNAKINLGLNITEKRSDGYHNLETVFYPINIKDAVEITDAEQTSCKIYGTNIPGDANDNLCMRAYNQIKQDFDIPAQQISLLKNIPVGAGLGGGSADCAFLIKLLNEKFRLGMSVTTMQNYARRLGADCAFFIENKPVYAFNKGDEFEKCEIDLSGWFKVLVKPPVHVSTADAYALVKPQKPLQSLKEIIHLSPTTWKNKVINDFEASVFAKYPQIHQIKTSLYDAGATFALMSGSGSSVFALFNDPVKLPELEKDNLVYYNV; this is translated from the coding sequence ATGTTATCCTTCCCAAACGCAAAAATAAATTTAGGCCTAAATATTACAGAAAAACGAAGTGATGGTTACCATAACCTCGAAACCGTTTTTTACCCAATTAATATCAAAGACGCGGTAGAAATAACTGATGCTGAACAGACTTCGTGCAAAATTTACGGCACCAATATTCCCGGCGATGCAAACGATAATTTGTGCATGCGGGCTTATAATCAAATTAAACAAGATTTTGATATTCCTGCACAGCAAATAAGCCTTTTAAAAAATATCCCCGTTGGGGCTGGTCTCGGCGGCGGTTCGGCCGATTGCGCTTTCCTGATTAAGCTGTTGAACGAAAAATTTCGCTTAGGCATGTCGGTTACCACAATGCAAAATTATGCTCGTCGATTAGGCGCCGACTGTGCTTTTTTTATCGAGAACAAACCTGTGTATGCTTTTAATAAAGGCGATGAGTTCGAAAAATGTGAAATAGATTTGTCAGGCTGGTTTAAAGTTTTGGTAAAACCGCCCGTACACGTCAGCACGGCCGATGCCTATGCGCTTGTAAAACCTCAAAAGCCTTTGCAATCGTTAAAAGAAATCATACATTTGTCGCCAACAACATGGAAAAATAAGGTTATCAACGATTTCGAGGCTTCGGTATTCGCAAAATATCCCCAAATTCATCAAATAAAAACCAGTTTATACGATGCAGGCGCAACGTTCGCTTTAATGAGTGGCAGCGGCTCGTCGGTTTTTGCGCTATTTAACGATCCTGTTAAACTGCCCGAACTGGAAAAAGACAACTTAGTTTATTACAATGTTTAA
- the accD gene encoding acetyl-CoA carboxylase, carboxyltransferase subunit beta, protein MAWFKRENKGIITTTEEKKEAPDGVWNKCPNCKKPLHQAELQENKYVCHYCDYHLRVGSKEYFEVLFDNNDFKELFANLTSGDPLNFNDNKPYTERIKESQAKTGLKDAIRAGVGKIDGQDLVIACMDFAFIGGSMGSVVGEKIARSIDYSIKQKIPFLMISKSGGARMMEAAFSLMQMAKTSAKLALLSQAKIPYISLLTDPTTGGVTASYAMLGDINIAEPGALIGFAGPRVIKETIKKDLPKGFQTSEFVLEHGFLDFIVDRRAMKAKLGAFLKMMQN, encoded by the coding sequence ATGGCTTGGTTTAAAAGAGAAAATAAAGGTATCATTACCACAACCGAAGAGAAGAAAGAGGCACCTGATGGCGTGTGGAACAAATGTCCAAATTGTAAAAAACCGCTTCATCAGGCAGAACTGCAAGAAAACAAGTACGTTTGCCACTACTGCGATTATCACCTCAGAGTGGGATCTAAAGAATATTTCGAAGTTTTGTTTGATAACAACGATTTCAAGGAACTTTTTGCAAATTTAACTTCCGGTGATCCATTAAACTTTAACGATAACAAACCATACACCGAGAGAATTAAAGAAAGTCAGGCAAAAACAGGCTTAAAAGATGCCATTAGAGCTGGCGTGGGTAAAATCGACGGGCAAGATTTGGTTATTGCATGTATGGATTTTGCTTTCATCGGCGGTTCGATGGGCTCAGTTGTAGGCGAGAAAATTGCTCGCTCGATCGATTACAGTATCAAACAAAAAATTCCGTTTCTGATGATTTCAAAATCTGGCGGTGCCCGGATGATGGAGGCTGCATTCTCGTTGATGCAAATGGCAAAAACTTCTGCAAAGCTGGCCTTACTAAGTCAAGCGAAAATTCCATATATCTCACTCTTAACAGACCCCACAACGGGTGGTGTTACAGCATCTTACGCTATGCTTGGCGATATTAATATTGCAGAGCCAGGCGCTTTAATCGGCTTTGCCGGCCCAAGGGTAATTAAAGAAACGATTAAAAAAGATTTGCCAAAAGGTTTCCAGACATCAGAATTTGTGTTGGAACATGGTTTCTTAGATTTTATAGTCGACAGAAGGGCCATGAAAGCCAAACTTGGTGCTTTTCTTAAAATGATGCAAAACTAG
- a CDS encoding hydroxymethylglutaryl-CoA lyase, with product MSQNKFKLVECPRDAMQGLHDFVPTKLKAAYLNLLLQVGFDTLDFGSFVSPKAIPQMADTVQVLDSLDLSNTSTQLLAIVANLRGAQDAAKHEQIKFLGFPFSISETFQQRNTNASIQQSLVIVEEMLSLCAANNKTAVVYLSMGFGNPYGDEWNYEIVEKWADILVTKGVEILSLADTVGISTPEKIQEILPKLITKFSNTEIGMHLHSTPAERFEKIKAAYSTGVKRIDSALKGFGGCPMAADDLTGNIATEDVIEFLNSKGENLNLNMEKWHEAMVLSAKIFG from the coding sequence ATGAGCCAAAACAAATTCAAGCTAGTTGAATGCCCCCGGGATGCGATGCAGGGACTGCACGATTTTGTTCCAACTAAATTAAAAGCAGCATATTTGAATCTATTACTGCAGGTCGGTTTCGATACGCTCGATTTTGGAAGTTTCGTATCTCCAAAGGCTATTCCGCAAATGGCCGATACCGTGCAGGTACTCGATAGCCTCGATTTAAGCAACACTTCAACCCAACTTTTAGCCATTGTGGCCAATTTGCGAGGCGCTCAAGATGCAGCCAAACATGAACAGATTAAGTTTCTAGGCTTTCCATTTTCGATCTCCGAAACTTTTCAACAACGCAATACGAACGCTAGCATTCAGCAATCGCTGGTAATCGTAGAGGAAATGCTATCACTCTGTGCAGCAAACAACAAAACCGCGGTGGTTTACCTGTCGATGGGTTTTGGAAATCCGTACGGCGACGAATGGAATTACGAGATTGTAGAAAAATGGGCCGATATTTTGGTTACCAAAGGTGTCGAAATTCTTTCTTTGGCAGATACTGTAGGCATTTCAACGCCTGAAAAAATACAAGAGATATTGCCTAAACTTATCACCAAATTTAGCAACACGGAGATTGGCATGCACTTACACTCCACTCCCGCCGAGCGTTTCGAAAAAATTAAGGCTGCTTACAGTACCGGCGTTAAACGAATAGATTCTGCTTTGAAGGGTTTTGGCGGCTGCCCTATGGCGGCTGACGATTTAACCGGAAATATTGCAACGGAAGATGTAATCGAATTTTTGAACTCAAAAGGCGAAAACCTAAACCTCAATATGGAAAAATGGCATGAGGCCATGGTATTATCAGCGAAGATATTCGGGTAA
- a CDS encoding dihydrofolate reductase yields the protein MTNQLNIAVAVADNFAIGRNNQLLWHMPADLKFFKQTTSGHTVIMGRKTFDSVGKPLPNRRNIVVTRDASLKIDGAEVVNSLDEAIKLSEDSDGPIFIIGGAEIYRQALPKTDTIYLTTIHHTFDADAFFPEIDRNEWEVISSESHQADEKNKYDYTFKVLKRK from the coding sequence ATGACTAATCAACTTAACATAGCCGTCGCAGTTGCCGATAATTTCGCAATTGGCAGAAACAACCAGCTATTATGGCACATGCCTGCCGATCTAAAATTCTTTAAACAAACCACCTCTGGCCATACGGTGATTATGGGCCGCAAAACATTTGATTCGGTTGGAAAGCCATTGCCAAATCGTCGAAATATTGTGGTTACGAGGGATGCTTCATTAAAGATTGATGGTGCCGAAGTTGTAAATAGTTTAGACGAAGCGATTAAATTGAGTGAAGATAGCGATGGTCCAATTTTCATTATAGGCGGAGCTGAAATCTATCGTCAGGCTTTACCCAAAACCGACACCATTTATCTAACCACGATACACCATACCTTTGATGCTGACGCCTTTTTTCCGGAGATTGATCGGAACGAATGGGAAGTGATTAGCAGCGAATCGCATCAAGCAGACGAGAAAAATAAATACGATTATACGTTTAAGGTTTTGAAAAGGAAGTAG
- a CDS encoding methylglyoxal synthase, which produces MTYKTLSPNKKIAMVAHDHRKDDLVNWALRNRDAFIGHELLATGTTGKLIEERLNLPVRKLLSGPLGGDQQIGALIAQGEIDVLIFFWDPMEAQPHDPDVKALLRIGIVWNIPMACDVATADFLISSPHMQGNYKVALTDYDEYKNRTF; this is translated from the coding sequence ATGACCTATAAAACCCTCTCTCCAAATAAGAAAATTGCAATGGTTGCCCACGATCATCGGAAAGATGACCTAGTGAACTGGGCCCTGAGAAACAGAGACGCATTTATTGGCCACGAGTTACTGGCCACAGGAACCACCGGAAAACTGATAGAAGAACGTTTAAACCTACCCGTGCGCAAACTATTAAGCGGACCCCTGGGCGGCGATCAGCAAATCGGAGCGCTGATTGCCCAAGGCGAAATAGACGTTTTAATCTTCTTTTGGGATCCAATGGAGGCGCAACCGCACGATCCTGATGTTAAGGCGCTATTGCGAATCGGCATTGTATGGAATATTCCAATGGCCTGCGATGTAGCAACAGCGGATTTTTTAATATCTTCGCCTCATATGCAAGGAAATTACAAGGTAGCGTTGACCGACTACGACGAATACAAAAACAGAACATTTTAG
- a CDS encoding GNAT family N-acetyltransferase translates to MSLQVQKVIHPEELEQVFAIRKIVFVDEQNCPPELEWENEDVSIHFLATFNGQPCGACRWRKTDQGFKLERFAVLKEYRGQGVGRALIAEALSDLPEDANYIYLNSQLDAMSLYAKFGFVAEGEQFEEAGIQHFKMVKKV, encoded by the coding sequence ATGAGCTTACAAGTTCAAAAAGTAATTCATCCGGAAGAATTAGAACAAGTTTTTGCAATACGTAAAATTGTATTTGTAGATGAGCAAAACTGTCCGCCGGAATTGGAATGGGAAAATGAAGATGTTTCCATCCACTTTTTGGCCACCTTTAACGGACAGCCGTGCGGCGCCTGCCGGTGGCGTAAAACCGATCAGGGGTTTAAACTGGAGCGCTTTGCTGTACTAAAAGAGTACCGCGGGCAGGGGGTAGGCCGTGCGTTAATTGCCGAAGCACTTTCTGATTTGCCTGAAGATGCGAATTATATTTATCTAAATTCTCAGTTAGATGCCATGAGTTTATATGCGAAGTTTGGCTTTGTAGCGGAAGGGGAGCAATTTGAAGAGGCTGGTATTCAGCATTTTAAAATGGTGAAAAAGGTGTAG
- a CDS encoding low affinity iron permease family protein, whose product MKSRPDTKKNNFFERFSNAATKFTGSSVAFILATLTVITWAVTGPIFDYSETWQLVINTGTTIITFLMVFLIQKAQNKDSKAIQLKLNELIAAQQGASNRMVDIEDLSEKDLDQLHSFYVTIAELAKKEADIHCSHSIDVAKALNEQKVKSNKHFKQNKE is encoded by the coding sequence ATGAAATCGAGACCCGACACCAAAAAAAACAATTTTTTCGAAAGATTTTCGAATGCAGCGACCAAATTTACGGGGAGCTCGGTAGCTTTTATATTGGCCACCCTCACCGTAATTACGTGGGCAGTAACAGGCCCGATATTCGATTACTCTGAAACCTGGCAGTTGGTAATTAACACCGGAACAACAATTATTACTTTCTTGATGGTTTTCTTAATCCAGAAAGCCCAAAATAAAGATAGCAAGGCGATTCAATTAAAACTGAATGAACTCATTGCGGCCCAGCAAGGCGCAAGTAACCGAATGGTAGATATTGAAGATTTGAGTGAAAAAGACCTCGACCAGTTGCATAGTTTTTACGTTACTATTGCCGAGCTTGCCAAAAAAGAGGCCGATATTCATTGTTCGCACTCAATAGATGTGGCCAAAGCGCTCAACGAGCAAAAAGTTAAATCAAATAAACACTTTAAACAAAATAAAGAATGA
- the secDF gene encoding protein translocase subunit SecDF, with product MQGKGFIKFIAIVLAIVCAYALSFTLVASKVEKDAKNYAKGDLAKEKAYLDSMSTEKVYPVIGFTYSDVKAKEINLGLDLKGGMNVTMEISLAELVKSLAGNPTDANFNKAIQNAQAQLNAGGKDYIKIFVDEFEKLSPGVKLADFFSNQDNASQLKPNASNSEVENFLEKEATSAIDRSFTVLRSRIDGFGVVSPNMQKQEGSNRILIEMPGVQDQDRIAKLLQGSAELQFWQVYQSTEVYPLLENINKTLAATLKTEAPATTDTTKAAAAGSKLAGLEKAATKDSTDKGKLAGLGKKDSTAVRAELAKSNPLYAVLNLPIYQGENGQQQLVPGAVVGMSLQKDTAKVNSYLKMPEVAASIPSTMKFMWSVKPREGSKIFELYAIKVTSADGKPDLGGEAISDSRADFDQKGKPEVTMYMTSEGAAKWKKITAEAAADPNNKKSIAIVLDNMVYSAPTVQNEIAGGVSSITGNFTQADTKDLSNILKAGKLPAPARIAGSYVVGPTLGAQAIHDGLISFVIAFIVILIFMALYYHRAGWVANFALLINLFFIIGILVSLGAVLTLPGIAGIVLTIGLSVDANILIFERVREELALGKNIPTAIKEGFKHAMPSILDANITVFILGAILYAFGSGPVQGFATTLCIGIISSLFAAVAISRVVFEGMLSRKMEISFDNKFTRNAFKNLAFNFVGRRKIYYIISSVIIIAGIGMYFKHGGLNLGVDFKGGRTYLVHFDKAVSTEDLKTKLTPVFGNETPEVKTAGEDSQVKITTTFYIEDQDIKTDKVVENALKNGLGDSKYEIVSSQKVTPIIASDIVNGAFYAVLISCIFMFIYIVVRFKKWQYGLGAVLALFHDVLMVLSFYTILDGVMPFSLEIGQDFIAAILTVMGYTMTETVVVFDRIRERLKEKGKEDLHGEERNQLINFALNSTLSRTILTSLTVFFVLLVIFIFGGDSIRGFIFALLIGRIIGTYSSLCISTPIVIDLGSTAEKRK from the coding sequence ATGCAAGGAAAAGGTTTTATTAAGTTTATAGCGATAGTGCTAGCTATCGTTTGTGCGTATGCACTTTCTTTTACTTTGGTAGCATCTAAAGTAGAAAAAGACGCAAAAAACTATGCGAAAGGTGATTTAGCCAAAGAAAAGGCTTACTTAGATTCGATGAGTACCGAAAAAGTATATCCAGTAATTGGATTTACTTACAGTGATGTAAAAGCGAAAGAGATTAATTTAGGTTTAGACTTAAAAGGCGGGATGAACGTAACGATGGAGATATCGTTAGCTGAATTGGTTAAATCTTTAGCGGGTAACCCTACTGATGCTAACTTTAACAAAGCGATTCAAAACGCACAAGCTCAACTAAATGCTGGCGGTAAAGATTACATCAAGATTTTTGTTGACGAATTTGAAAAATTAAGCCCTGGTGTAAAACTTGCAGATTTTTTCTCAAATCAAGATAATGCTTCTCAGTTAAAACCAAACGCCAGCAATAGCGAAGTAGAAAACTTTTTAGAAAAAGAAGCTACCAGCGCTATCGATCGTTCATTTACCGTATTACGTTCGCGTATCGACGGTTTTGGTGTGGTTAGTCCGAACATGCAAAAGCAAGAAGGCAGTAACCGCATTTTAATCGAAATGCCAGGCGTACAAGATCAAGATCGTATCGCCAAGCTTTTACAGGGTTCTGCCGAATTACAGTTTTGGCAGGTTTACCAATCAACCGAAGTTTATCCTTTATTGGAGAACATTAATAAAACCTTAGCTGCGACTTTAAAAACCGAAGCGCCTGCAACTACCGATACTACAAAGGCCGCAGCAGCCGGAAGTAAGTTGGCTGGATTGGAAAAAGCCGCTACCAAAGATTCGACCGATAAAGGCAAGCTTGCTGGCCTCGGAAAAAAAGATTCGACAGCGGTTAGAGCAGAACTGGCAAAATCGAACCCATTATACGCTGTGCTTAACCTTCCCATCTATCAAGGTGAGAACGGTCAACAGCAGCTTGTTCCAGGCGCCGTAGTCGGCATGTCCCTACAAAAAGATACAGCGAAAGTTAACTCTTATTTAAAAATGCCTGAGGTTGCCGCATCAATTCCATCAACGATGAAATTTATGTGGAGCGTTAAACCGAGAGAAGGTTCGAAAATTTTCGAACTGTATGCTATAAAGGTGACCAGCGCCGATGGCAAACCAGATTTAGGTGGTGAGGCAATCAGCGATTCGCGTGCCGACTTTGATCAAAAAGGCAAGCCGGAAGTAACCATGTACATGACCAGCGAAGGTGCTGCGAAGTGGAAAAAGATTACTGCCGAAGCTGCTGCAGATCCAAACAACAAAAAATCGATTGCTATCGTATTAGATAACATGGTTTATTCTGCACCTACGGTTCAAAACGAAATTGCTGGTGGTGTTTCATCTATCACCGGTAACTTTACACAAGCAGATACAAAAGATTTATCGAACATTTTAAAAGCTGGTAAATTGCCTGCTCCTGCGCGTATTGCAGGTAGCTATGTAGTTGGACCTACCTTGGGAGCACAGGCCATTCACGATGGTTTAATCTCGTTCGTAATTGCGTTTATCGTAATCCTGATCTTCATGGCGTTGTATTATCACCGTGCAGGTTGGGTTGCAAACTTCGCTTTGTTAATCAACTTATTCTTCATCATCGGTATTTTGGTATCGCTCGGTGCCGTTTTAACATTACCTGGTATTGCCGGTATCGTACTAACCATTGGTTTATCTGTTGATGCAAACATCCTGATATTTGAGCGTGTACGTGAAGAACTTGCTTTAGGCAAAAACATTCCGACAGCCATCAAAGAAGGTTTTAAACATGCCATGCCTTCAATTTTGGATGCAAACATTACAGTGTTTATCTTGGGTGCTATTCTTTACGCATTCGGTAGCGGGCCGGTTCAAGGTTTTGCAACTACGTTGTGTATCGGTATTATTTCTTCATTGTTTGCTGCCGTTGCCATCTCAAGGGTTGTTTTTGAAGGCATGTTGAGCCGTAAAATGGAGATTAGCTTCGATAACAAGTTTACTCGTAATGCGTTCAAGAACCTGGCTTTTAACTTCGTAGGCCGTCGTAAAATTTACTACATTATTTCTAGTGTAATTATCATCGCTGGTATTGGCATGTACTTCAAACACGGAGGCTTAAACCTGGGTGTAGATTTTAAAGGTGGTAGAACGTATTTGGTTCACTTTGATAAAGCCGTTAGCACCGAAGATTTAAAAACTAAACTTACCCCTGTTTTTGGCAACGAAACCCCTGAGGTTAAAACTGCAGGTGAAGATAGCCAGGTAAAAATCACTACGACTTTCTACATCGAAGATCAGGATATAAAAACGGATAAGGTTGTAGAAAATGCATTAAAAAATGGCTTGGGCGATTCTAAATACGAAATCGTAAGCTCGCAAAAGGTTACGCCGATTATCGCCAGCGACATCGTAAACGGTGCATTTTATGCTGTATTGATTTCATGTATATTCATGTTTATCTACATCGTTGTTCGATTTAAAAAATGGCAATATGGTTTAGGTGCCGTGTTGGCATTATTCCATGACGTATTAATGGTACTCTCTTTCTATACCATTTTAGATGGTGTAATGCCGTTCTCGCTAGAAATTGGTCAGGATTTTATTGCCGCCATCTTAACCGTAATGGGTTACACCATGACGGAGACAGTTGTTGTTTTCGACCGTATCCGTGAGCGATTAAAAGAAAAAGGTAAAGAAGATTTACATGGCGAAGAGCGTAACCAATTAATCAATTTCGCATTAAACAGTACATTAAGTCGTACAATTTTGACTTCATTAACTGTATTCTTTGTGTTATTGGTGATCTTCATTTTCGGTGGCGATAGCATCCGCGGGTTTATCTTCGCGTTATTGATCGGTCGTATCATCGGTACTTACTCATCACTGTGTATCTCTACTCCTATCGTAATTGATTTGGGAAGCACTGCAGAGAAGAGAAAATAA
- a CDS encoding thymidylate synthase — MKQYLDLMQHVLDNGTQKHDRTGTGTISVFGHQMRFNLQDGFPMVTTKKLHLKSIIHELIWFLSGDTNIKYLKENGVRIWDEWADENGNLGPVYGSQWRSWPTPDGQHIDQITNIINTIKNNPDSRRIIVSAWNVAEIENMALPPCHAFFQFYVAPPDSEKGETRGKLSCQLYQRSADIFLGVPFNIASYALLTMMVAQVCDLDAGDFVHTLGDAHLYNNHIEQANLQLSREPKALPTMRINPEVKSIFDFKFEDFTLENYEAHPHIKGAVAV, encoded by the coding sequence ATGAAACAATATTTAGATTTAATGCAGCATGTGCTGGATAACGGCACACAGAAACACGACCGTACAGGCACGGGAACGATTAGCGTTTTTGGGCATCAAATGCGCTTTAACCTGCAAGATGGCTTTCCGATGGTTACGACGAAAAAGTTGCATTTGAAATCGATTATACACGAATTGATCTGGTTTTTAAGCGGCGATACGAATATAAAATACCTGAAAGAGAATGGTGTTCGGATTTGGGATGAATGGGCGGATGAAAATGGCAACCTGGGGCCTGTTTATGGCTCTCAATGGCGAAGCTGGCCAACGCCTGATGGGCAACACATCGATCAGATTACGAATATTATTAATACGATTAAAAACAACCCCGATTCGCGTAGAATTATTGTTTCGGCATGGAATGTTGCTGAGATCGAAAATATGGCTTTGCCGCCGTGCCATGCCTTTTTTCAGTTTTACGTTGCACCGCCCGATTCCGAGAAAGGCGAAACAAGGGGCAAGTTGAGTTGCCAATTGTACCAGCGTAGCGCAGATATTTTCCTTGGTGTTCCTTTTAATATAGCGTCTTACGCCCTTTTAACGATGATGGTGGCGCAGGTATGCGATTTAGATGCCGGAGATTTTGTTCACACGCTTGGCGATGCGCATTTATACAACAACCATATTGAGCAGGCCAATCTTCAATTAAGCAGGGAGCCAAAAGCCTTGCCTACGATGAGAATAAATCCCGAAGTAAAAAGTATTTTCGATTTTAAGTTCGAAGATTTTACCTTAGAGAATTACGAGGCACATCCGCATATCAAAGGTGCGGTGGCGGTATAG
- the fbaA gene encoding class II fructose-bisphosphate aldolase — protein MSLKGYKGVIYGDAVQELFEQAKKHQFALPAVNVTGTNTVNAVLETAKAVNSPVMIQLSNGGAQFYAGKSLDNEKLQACILGAVSAAKHVHLLAEHYGVAVVLHTDHAAKKLLPWIDGLLDHGEKFFAETGKPLFSSHMLDLSEESIEENMEISAKYFARMAKMNMTIEIELGVTGGEEDGVDNSDVDSSKLYTQPSEVAYAYEELSKVSPRFTVAAAFGNVHGVYKPGNVKLQPVILKNSQDFIKEKFNLTAEKPINFVFHGGSGSSQEEIREAISYGAIKMNIDTDMQWAFWEGILGYYKQNEAYLQGQIGNPEGDDKPNKKYYDPRVWLRKAEEAFVKRLTVAFEDLNCVNANDKL, from the coding sequence ATGAGTTTAAAAGGCTACAAAGGCGTAATTTACGGAGATGCCGTTCAGGAATTATTTGAGCAGGCTAAAAAACATCAGTTTGCTTTACCAGCAGTAAATGTAACCGGTACAAACACGGTTAATGCGGTATTGGAAACTGCAAAGGCAGTAAATTCGCCTGTTATGATTCAATTATCTAATGGAGGTGCACAATTTTATGCGGGTAAATCTTTAGATAACGAAAAATTGCAGGCATGTATTTTAGGTGCTGTATCGGCAGCTAAGCATGTTCACTTATTGGCAGAGCACTACGGTGTCGCAGTGGTTTTACATACAGATCACGCCGCGAAAAAATTATTGCCCTGGATTGATGGCCTTTTAGATCATGGCGAAAAATTCTTCGCTGAAACGGGAAAACCTTTGTTTTCATCGCACATGTTGGATCTTTCGGAAGAATCGATCGAAGAAAACATGGAAATCTCTGCAAAATATTTTGCCCGCATGGCGAAAATGAATATGACTATCGAAATTGAGCTGGGTGTTACCGGTGGTGAAGAAGATGGTGTTGATAACAGCGATGTAGATAGCTCAAAACTATACACTCAACCTAGCGAAGTGGCTTATGCTTACGAAGAATTAAGCAAGGTATCGCCTCGTTTCACGGTTGCAGCGGCGTTTGGTAACGTTCACGGTGTGTACAAACCCGGAAACGTAAAATTGCAGCCAGTGATTTTGAAAAACTCTCAGGATTTTATCAAAGAAAAATTCAATTTAACTGCCGAGAAACCAATCAACTTCGTATTTCACGGTGGCTCGGGCTCTTCGCAAGAGGAAATCAGAGAAGCAATTTCTTATGGTGCCATTAAAATGAATATCGATACCGATATGCAGTGGGCATTTTGGGAAGGTATTTTAGGTTATTACAAACAGAACGAAGCTTATCTTCAAGGACAGATCGGTAACCCTGAGGGCGATGATAAACCTAACAAAAAATACTACGATCCGCGTGTATGGCTACGCAAAGCGGAAGAAGCATTTGTTAAACGTTTAACTGTTGCTTTTGAAGATTTAAATTGCGTTAACGCAAACGATAAATTGTAA
- a CDS encoding NAD(P)/FAD-dependent oxidoreductase, with product MDLQLPKSEYPRVVIVGGGFGGIELAKRLKNKPFQVVMLDKHNYHTFQPLLYQVATGGLEADSIAFPLRKIFKGQKNIVFRVTKVTSVNASENCLITDIGKVSYDYLVIATGSTSNFFGNKEIEANSMPMKSIPEALDLRSLILQNFEKSLIEKDLNKRDALLNFVVVGGGPTGVETAGAIAELKKHVIPNDYPEMDLSRINIYLIENSPELLGPMSPQAQKKSKEFLIEMGVQVMNETRVLGYDGNTLLLQDKAPILTSTVIWSAGVKGEVLPGLDQAEIVRGGRLKTDTQNLVVGYKNVYAIGDVAAIITDDTPNGHPGVAPVAIQQGHQLAKNLVHIAENKPLEPFKYFDKGSMATVGRNRAVVDIGKIHFQGIFAWFAWMFVHLMTLVGFRNKIIVFINWVWSYFSYDRGTRLIIRTFAKDRSVDYRAEVPSVKENVKAS from the coding sequence ATGGATTTACAACTTCCTAAAAGCGAATACCCAAGAGTAGTGATTGTAGGCGGAGGATTTGGCGGGATTGAATTAGCTAAAAGATTAAAAAATAAACCGTTTCAGGTGGTTATGTTGGATAAACACAACTACCATACTTTTCAACCGCTACTCTATCAGGTTGCTACAGGTGGTTTAGAGGCAGATTCAATCGCTTTTCCGCTGCGCAAAATTTTTAAGGGGCAAAAAAACATCGTATTTAGGGTAACCAAAGTAACCTCGGTAAATGCGAGCGAAAACTGCCTGATAACCGATATCGGAAAGGTAAGCTACGATTACCTCGTAATTGCAACAGGTTCAACCAGTAATTTTTTCGGCAACAAAGAAATTGAGGCCAATTCTATGCCGATGAAATCAATTCCGGAGGCATTGGATTTAAGAAGCCTTATTCTTCAAAATTTCGAAAAATCGTTGATTGAAAAGGATTTAAACAAAAGAGATGCCTTATTAAACTTTGTTGTGGTGGGTGGTGGACCTACAGGCGTAGAAACCGCCGGTGCCATTGCAGAGCTTAAAAAACACGTAATTCCGAACGATTATCCAGAAATGGATTTGAGTAGGATTAACATTTACCTCATCGAGAACTCGCCAGAATTGCTTGGGCCAATGTCGCCGCAGGCACAAAAGAAATCAAAAGAATTTTTGATTGAGATGGGTGTTCAGGTAATGAACGAAACCAGGGTACTGGGTTATGATGGGAATACACTCTTATTGCAGGATAAAGCGCCGATTTTAACCTCTACCGTAATTTGGAGTGCTGGCGTTAAAGGCGAAGTGTTGCCGGGCTTAGATCAGGCTGAAATCGTTCGCGGAGGAAGATTGAAAACCGACACCCAAAACCTGGTTGTGGGTTATAAAAATGTATATGCCATTGGTGATGTCGCCGCAATTATTACCGACGATACACCTAACGGCCACCCCGGCGTTGCCCCGGTTGCCATTCAGCAAGGACACCAACTGGCTAAAAACCTGGTTCATATTGCCGAAAACAAACCTTTAGAGCCATTTAAGTATTTCGATAAGGGATCCATGGCTACCGTTGGAAGGAACAGGGCCGTGGTTGACATTGGTAAAATTCACTTTCAGGGAATTTTTGCCTGGTTTGCCTGGATGTTCGTCCACTTAATGACGCTTGTTGGTTTCAGAAATAAGATAATTGTATTTATAAACTGGGTTTGGAGCTATTTTAGTTACGATAGAGGCACACGACTCATCATCAGAACGTTTGCCAAAGACAGAAGTGTAGATTATAGGGCCGAGGTTCCCAGCGTTAAAGAAAATGTTAAAGCCTCGTAA